A genomic segment from Klebsiella africana encodes:
- the smrA gene encoding DNA endonuclease SmrA — MNLDDKSLFLDAMEDVQPLKRNNDVHWHPGRNSRAPQRVDTLQLDNFLTTGYLDIVPLAAPLEFKREGLQSGVLDKLRRGKYSQQASLSLLRQPVEQCRQMLFAFMVQAQKEGLRNVLIVHGKGRDDRSHANIIRSYLARWLEELPEVQAFCAALPHHGGSGACYVALRKSAEAKQETWEQHAKRSR; from the coding sequence ATGAACCTTGATGACAAATCCCTGTTTCTTGACGCCATGGAAGATGTCCAGCCTCTGAAACGTAACAATGACGTGCACTGGCATCCCGGGCGCAACAGCCGCGCCCCGCAGCGCGTCGATACCCTGCAGCTGGATAATTTCCTCACTACCGGCTATCTGGATATCGTGCCGCTCGCCGCGCCGCTGGAGTTTAAGCGCGAAGGTTTGCAAAGCGGTGTGCTGGATAAGCTGCGGCGGGGGAAATACAGCCAGCAGGCGAGCCTCTCCCTGCTGCGCCAGCCGGTGGAACAGTGTCGACAGATGCTCTTCGCCTTTATGGTGCAGGCGCAAAAAGAGGGATTACGCAATGTGCTGATCGTTCACGGCAAAGGCCGCGACGATCGGTCCCACGCCAATATCATCCGTAGCTATCTGGCGCGCTGGCTGGAAGAGCTGCCGGAGGTGCAGGCCTTCTGCGCCGCGCTTCCACATCACGGCGGCAGCGGCGCCTGCTATGTCGCGTTGCGTAAATCGGCCGAGGCGAAGCAGGAGACCTGGGAGCAGCACGCCAAGCGCAGCCGTTAG
- a CDS encoding LysR family transcriptional regulator has translation MAFQIKFHQIRAFVEVAREGSIRGASRSLAVSQPALTKAIKELEEGLSAQLFVRRSQGVALTESGESFYQHASLILEELRAAQDELLQRQGEQAGQINIGLGASVARSLMPSVICRFHQQHPQVKVRIMEGQLLAMINELRQGELDFTINTYYPGPYDHEFSFEKLFEKPFAVFARAGHPAAQATSLGELMEHHWTMPTPRGSYFKQLQERFEQLGREPKVGIVCETFSSCISLVVKSDFLSILPVELGNDPLMADKLVMIPIREVLPTATYYLIQRRDTRQTPLTASLITLFRRQSRQLFP, from the coding sequence ATGGCATTTCAGATCAAATTTCATCAAATTCGCGCCTTTGTCGAAGTGGCCCGGGAAGGCAGTATTCGCGGCGCCAGCCGCTCGCTGGCTGTTTCGCAGCCGGCGCTGACCAAAGCGATTAAAGAGCTGGAGGAGGGGCTTTCCGCCCAGCTATTTGTCCGCCGCAGCCAGGGGGTGGCGCTGACCGAAAGTGGCGAAAGTTTTTATCAACATGCGAGCCTGATCCTCGAGGAGCTGCGGGCGGCGCAGGATGAACTGCTGCAGCGCCAGGGGGAACAGGCCGGGCAAATTAATATAGGCCTTGGCGCCAGCGTCGCCCGGTCGCTGATGCCGTCGGTGATCTGCCGCTTTCATCAGCAGCATCCGCAGGTGAAGGTGAGGATCATGGAGGGCCAGCTGCTGGCGATGATTAACGAGCTGCGCCAGGGGGAGCTGGATTTCACCATTAATACCTATTACCCCGGGCCGTACGACCATGAGTTCAGCTTTGAAAAACTGTTTGAGAAACCGTTCGCGGTGTTCGCCCGCGCGGGCCATCCGGCGGCGCAGGCCACCTCGCTGGGGGAGCTGATGGAGCACCACTGGACCATGCCGACGCCGCGGGGCAGCTACTTTAAGCAGCTGCAGGAGCGCTTCGAACAGCTGGGGCGGGAGCCCAAGGTGGGGATCGTCTGCGAAACGTTCTCATCCTGCATCAGCCTGGTGGTGAAAAGTGATTTTCTCAGCATCCTGCCGGTGGAGCTGGGCAACGACCCGCTGATGGCCGACAAACTGGTGATGATCCCCATCCGTGAAGTGTTACCCACCGCCACCTATTATCTGATCCAGCGGCGCGATACCCGGCAAACGCCGCTCACGGCGTCGTTAATCACCCTGTTTCGCCGCCAGAGCCGACAATTGTTTCCTTAA
- a CDS encoding M20 family metallo-hydrolase, whose amino-acid sequence MPQLDEYLRQLAPSMTQWRRDFHLHAESGWLEFRTASKVAEILHGLGYQLALGRDVIDADSRMGLPDEETLARAFERAREQGAPERWLPAFEGGFAGVVATLDTGRPGPTLAFRVDMDALDLNEQHDDSHRPHRDHFASCNTGMMHACGHDGHTAIGLGLAHLLKHYADQLNGVIKLIFQPAEEGTRGARAMVAAGVVDDVDYFTAIHIGTGVPAGTVVCGGDNFMATTKFDVQFSGVAAHAGGKPEDGRNALLAAAQAALGLHAIPPHSAGASRVNVGVMQAGTGRNVVPSSALLKVETRGESEAINQYVFERAQHVVAGAAAMYEARYELRMMGAATASAPSPAWVNYLREQAAQVPGVQQAVDRIAAPAGSEDATLMMARVQARGGLASYMIFGTELSAGHHNEKFDFDESVMAVAVETLARVALNFPWQQGV is encoded by the coding sequence ATGCCGCAACTTGATGAATACCTGCGCCAGCTGGCGCCCTCTATGACCCAATGGCGCCGTGATTTTCACCTGCACGCGGAATCCGGCTGGCTGGAGTTCCGCACCGCCAGCAAGGTCGCGGAGATCCTCCACGGACTCGGCTACCAGCTGGCGCTAGGCCGCGATGTTATCGATGCCGACAGCCGGATGGGGCTGCCGGACGAGGAGACCCTGGCGAGGGCTTTCGAGCGAGCCCGCGAACAGGGCGCGCCGGAGCGCTGGTTACCGGCGTTTGAAGGTGGTTTCGCTGGCGTGGTCGCCACGCTTGACACCGGACGTCCCGGCCCAACCCTGGCCTTTCGCGTCGATATGGATGCCCTCGATCTCAATGAACAGCACGACGACAGTCACCGCCCCCATCGCGACCATTTCGCCTCCTGCAATACCGGCATGATGCACGCCTGCGGCCATGACGGCCATACCGCCATCGGACTGGGGCTCGCGCACCTCCTGAAGCACTACGCTGACCAGCTAAACGGGGTGATCAAACTGATTTTCCAGCCTGCTGAAGAAGGCACCCGCGGCGCCCGCGCGATGGTGGCCGCCGGCGTGGTGGACGACGTGGATTATTTCACGGCGATCCATATCGGCACCGGCGTCCCGGCGGGCACCGTCGTCTGCGGTGGGGACAACTTTATGGCCACCACCAAATTCGACGTGCAGTTCAGCGGCGTGGCCGCCCACGCCGGCGGCAAGCCCGAGGACGGGCGCAACGCGCTGCTGGCCGCCGCCCAGGCTGCTCTTGGCCTGCACGCCATCCCGCCACACAGCGCCGGCGCCTCGCGGGTCAACGTCGGGGTGATGCAGGCCGGTACCGGGCGCAACGTGGTGCCCTCTTCCGCGCTGTTAAAAGTGGAAACCCGCGGCGAAAGCGAAGCCATTAACCAGTACGTGTTCGAGCGGGCGCAGCACGTCGTCGCTGGGGCGGCGGCGATGTACGAAGCCCGCTACGAACTGCGCATGATGGGCGCGGCGACCGCCAGCGCGCCGTCGCCGGCGTGGGTGAACTATCTACGCGAACAGGCCGCTCAGGTACCCGGTGTGCAACAGGCGGTGGATCGCATCGCCGCCCCGGCGGGATCGGAAGACGCCACCCTGATGATGGCCCGGGTCCAGGCGCGCGGCGGCCTCGCCTCGTACATGATTTTCGGCACTGAACTGAGTGCCGGTCACCACAACGAGAAATTTGATTTCGACGAGAGCGTGATGGCGGTAGCAGTCGAAACCCTGGCGCGCGTCGCGCTTAACTTTCCCTGGCAGCAGGGGGTGTGA
- the abgT gene encoding p-aminobenzoyl-glutamate transporter, with the protein MSMSSIPSSSPGGKRYGWVEKIGNKVPHPFLLFIYLIAVLIAATAILSALNVGVQNPTDGSRVVVKNLLSVEGLHWFLPNVIKNFSGFAPLGAILALVLGAGFAERVGLLPALMVKMASHVSARYASYMVLFIAFFSHISSDAALVIMPPLGALMFLAVGRHPVAGLLAAIAGVGCGFTANLLIVTTDVLLSGISTEAAKSIDASLHVSVIDNWYFMATSVIVLTLVGGLITDKLVEPRLGQWQGSREEKLQTLTPEERFGLRIAGVATLAFVAVIALMVVPENGILRDPVQHTVMPSPFIKGIVPLIIFFFFVVSLAYGIATGKIRRQADLPQLMIEPMKEMAGFIVMVFPLAQFVAMFNWSNMGKFMAVGLTDLLESSGMNGVPAFVGLALLSAFLCMFIASGSAIWSILAPIFVPMFMLLGFHPAFAQILFRIADSSVLPLAPVSPFVPLFLGFLQRYRPDARLGTYYSLVLPYPMIFLAVWLLLLVGWYLVGLPIGPGIYPRLP; encoded by the coding sequence ATGAGTATGTCATCCATACCGTCATCTTCCCCCGGCGGAAAGCGCTATGGCTGGGTAGAGAAGATCGGTAACAAGGTCCCGCACCCGTTTTTGCTGTTTATCTATCTTATCGCGGTGCTTATCGCCGCCACGGCAATCCTCTCCGCCCTCAACGTTGGGGTACAAAACCCAACTGACGGTTCGCGGGTGGTGGTCAAAAATCTGCTCAGCGTGGAAGGATTGCACTGGTTTTTGCCAAACGTGATTAAAAACTTCAGCGGTTTCGCGCCGCTGGGGGCGATCCTCGCCCTGGTGCTGGGCGCCGGCTTTGCCGAGCGCGTGGGTCTGCTGCCGGCGCTGATGGTGAAAATGGCCTCGCACGTCAGCGCCCGCTATGCCAGCTATATGGTGCTGTTTATCGCCTTTTTCAGCCATATCTCTTCTGATGCGGCGCTGGTAATTATGCCGCCGCTGGGCGCGCTGATGTTTCTTGCCGTCGGCCGGCATCCTGTCGCTGGCTTGCTGGCGGCGATAGCCGGCGTAGGCTGTGGCTTTACCGCTAATTTACTGATTGTCACCACCGACGTGCTGCTCTCGGGGATCAGCACCGAGGCGGCAAAATCCATCGATGCCTCTTTGCACGTCAGCGTAATCGACAACTGGTACTTTATGGCGACCTCGGTGATCGTTCTGACACTCGTCGGCGGCCTGATCACCGATAAGCTGGTGGAGCCGCGGCTGGGCCAGTGGCAAGGCAGTCGCGAGGAAAAGCTGCAGACACTGACCCCCGAGGAGCGGTTCGGCCTGCGCATCGCCGGCGTGGCGACGCTAGCGTTCGTGGCGGTCATCGCCCTGATGGTGGTTCCCGAGAACGGTATTCTTCGCGATCCGGTTCAGCATACGGTCATGCCCTCGCCGTTTATCAAAGGCATCGTGCCGCTAATTATCTTTTTCTTCTTTGTTGTTTCGCTGGCCTATGGCATCGCCACCGGCAAAATTCGCCGCCAGGCCGACCTGCCGCAGTTAATGATTGAGCCGATGAAAGAGATGGCCGGGTTTATCGTGATGGTCTTCCCGCTGGCGCAGTTCGTGGCGATGTTTAACTGGAGCAATATGGGCAAATTTATGGCCGTTGGGCTGACGGATCTGCTCGAGAGTTCAGGCATGAACGGTGTTCCGGCGTTTGTCGGCCTTGCGCTGCTGTCGGCTTTTCTGTGTATGTTTATCGCCAGCGGCTCGGCCATCTGGTCGATCCTGGCGCCGATTTTCGTGCCGATGTTTATGCTGCTGGGCTTTCATCCGGCGTTTGCGCAGATCCTGTTTCGCATCGCCGATTCATCGGTGCTGCCGCTGGCGCCGGTATCGCCGTTTGTGCCGCTGTTTCTCGGTTTTCTACAGCGCTACCGGCCGGATGCCCGGCTTGGCACCTACTACTCACTGGTGCTCCCTTACCCGATGATCTTTCTCGCCGTCTGGCTGCTGTTGCTGGTAGGCTGGTATCTGGTGGGACTGCCTATCGGCCCTGGCATCTATCCGCGGCTGCCTTAA
- a CDS encoding phosphatidate cytidylyltransferase, which yields MQYILTGVLVLIVSGLGIHALTLVIERGYKALWYKFASIEQASRKVKIFR from the coding sequence ATGCAATATATACTGACCGGCGTACTGGTATTGATCGTCAGCGGCTTAGGGATCCACGCGCTGACGCTGGTGATTGAGAGGGGATATAAAGCGTTGTGGTATAAATTCGCCAGCATTGAACAGGCCAGCCGCAAAGTGAAGATTTTCCGTTAG
- the ogt gene encoding methylated-DNA--[protein]-cysteine S-methyltransferase: MLTLLQDKMDTPLGPLWVLCDEQFNLRAVEWDEHRNRMETLLDVHYRREGYQRVDCRNPGGLSSKLSDYFAGDLAIIETLPTATAGTPFQRQVWQALRDIPCGQVMHYGQLAEALGRPGAARAVGAANGANPVSIVVPCHRVIGRNGTMTGYAGGVQRKEWLLRHEGYLLL; this comes from the coding sequence ATGTTGACCTTGCTGCAGGATAAAATGGATACCCCGCTGGGGCCGTTGTGGGTGCTTTGCGACGAACAGTTTAATTTGCGCGCCGTCGAGTGGGATGAGCATCGCAATCGGATGGAAACGCTGCTCGACGTACACTATCGCCGGGAAGGCTATCAGCGCGTCGACTGTCGTAATCCCGGCGGTCTCAGTAGTAAGCTGAGCGACTATTTTGCCGGCGATCTGGCGATTATCGAGACCTTGCCAACCGCTACCGCCGGCACCCCTTTTCAGCGCCAGGTCTGGCAGGCGTTACGCGATATACCCTGTGGCCAGGTGATGCACTACGGCCAACTGGCCGAGGCGCTCGGACGCCCCGGCGCCGCGCGCGCGGTGGGCGCCGCCAATGGCGCCAATCCGGTGAGTATCGTGGTGCCCTGTCATCGGGTCATCGGGCGCAACGGCACCATGACCGGCTATGCCGGGGGTGTGCAGCGAAAAGAGTGGTTATTGCGCCATGAAGGGTATCTTTTACTTTGA